In Caulobacter soli, the genomic stretch TGAACTCGTCGACATCATCGAGCATCAGGCCCGCCTGAGCCTGGATTCAGTGGGGTGGCGCAGCTAATCGCAGGCCAGCGAGGTCGACTTGCCAGGCCGCTTGGGTGACCGACGTTGCGGTTTCACCATCCTTCAGGAGACGCAGGTTCTCCACGAGACTCCTGAAGGCGCCGCTACGAGCTGGCGCGGGGTGGGGGAACGCTATCGGACTTGGGGCCTGCGCCTGGAAGCGCGCCGCCTGGCGCGCGGCCGCGTCGAGCAGTCCTTCGATGCGCTTCTCAATCCCGGTGCGCGCCTCCAGCCATGCGGTCGCGACCGCCTCGGCCCGCTGGCGAGCCGCAACGACCGCCGCGGCGTCTCCCTTCGACAGGGCCAAGATCAGATCGGCGTTGCGCAAGGCTGGCTCAAGATAGGTCTGGCCATATAGCGCCACGGTTATGTCGGCTTGGTCCAAGAGCTTTCGCGCCAGCGTCAGGTCGCCGCTCTTCAGACAGGCGCAGGCTCGCAGCAGGTCCAGCCTGCCGCGCATGGTCACATAGCCTTTGTCGAGGACCTCCCGGCGTAGCGCTTCGGCATCACTTTCATCGAAAACGCCTTGGGCGGCGAAGGCGGCATTGAGCAAATCGAGCCGGGCGAACGCGCGCTGGCGCGGGGTTTCCGCCAGATCAAACGCCTGCTCCAGCATGGTCAACGCCGTGAACGGCGCCTGATCCAGATAGGCATGGGCGGTGTCGGCGAGCAGGACGGCGGCGGCGTTCTCACCGGCGCCCTGCCCAACGAACGGCGCGGAGAGGCGCGCGAAATCCAGGCTCGCGCCGGGTTGATCCAGACGCGCGCAAGCCTGGACCAGCCGGTTCGATAGCGACGTAAAGCCTTCTCGCGAGCCGCCCAGGTCCAGGAAGCGTTCGACTGAGGTGGTGAAGGCCGACCAGTCCGCCATCTCCAAGCTGACGCCAGCGGACCTGCGCAAACCGTCACTCGCTCGATAGCGGCTTTCGCGGAGCGGAATATCCCAGTCCGCCAACGCCAGGGACCGGGTGGCGATCGCCTCATAGGCCTCGCGCGCCTCGACCAGGGATCCAGCCGTCCACTCAGCCCAACCCAAGGCGTCCAGGATCGTCAGGTGGGTTTCGATATCCGCCGTTCCCCGAGGGTCTTCATCGGCGTAGAGCGTCGCCAGTTTGCGGGTGATCCGTAGCCGTCCGTGAAAATCCTCGGAGAGCACGGCCTGCTCATAGGCCGCGTTCAGCAGGCGTCGCGCTGTCGCTGTGTCGCCGGCGGCGATGGCCGCGTCGCCCAAGGGTTCACACAGCATCGGTGTCGCCGACGCCGGCTCGGCCAAGCGACCAACGAGATCCCGAAAATCGCGCGAGGCCGAGGCCGCCTCCACCGCCGCCGTCCGCATAAGATCATGCGCGAAGCGCCACCCCCCTGAGGACGTGACCTGGACGACGCCGGCCGCCGCCATCGCGGCCAGGATCTGGCCAATCGTTTCGGCGTCCAGGCCGATCGCGTCGGTGAGCAATGGCTCGGCGCGTTGCTCCAGGACACCCAAGAGGCCGACGACCGCCTCGGTGGAAAGACCATCGGGCAGGCGCCGCGGCGTATCCCGCCAGTCGATTTGCTCGAGTTGTTTCCGCAGGATCGACTGGCCGGAAATCTCCAGGTCGCTTGAGGCCAGGAACGCGCTTGACGCCCGAATGAGCAGTTTGCCGTCGTCCTCGGTCTGGACGACGTTGCGCGCGGTCAGGGCCGCCAGATGGCTGGTCAGCAACAAGGGCAGGCCGCCGGTCCTACGGTAGAGCGCTTCAACGATCGGCGGATCGGCGCGTCGCAGGCGAGGCGTCAGCGCCTCGACGAACGCGGCCCTTCCCAACGGGACGAGCGTTTCAACGGTCATGGACTTTACGTGACCGGCCAGGCGCTGACGGAGCGTTCGCCAATGCGGAGTGTCCTGAGCGGGGTCGGCGCGGCTTTCCAAAATCAGGCGGATGCCGCCCCAGCCAAGATCCTCCAGGCCCGTGACCAATAGCCAGATCCATTTGGCGGAAGCCTCGGAAACGAGATGGCAGTCGCGCAGGATCAGCAGACGGTCGCCCAGAGACGCCAGGCTGCGCACCAGAATCGGGATGATCGTCTCGGGCGCGTCCGAGGCGTCGACGATGTCATCGCCCGCCGCGCGGGCCACCAGCGCTTCCGCCAACACCGCGCCAATGCGGGCCCCGCCATGCGCGCGTGCGCTGGGCGGCGTGAAAATAGCGACCAGGATCCTCTGCAGCAGACTGGCCTCCCCGGTCGCCTCAAGGGTGAAGCGGTCGGCGTCGAAGCCGTGGAAGGCCCGCAGATTGGCGGCCAGTCGTTCGCAGAAATATGACTTTCCAACGCCGGCGACGCCTTCGACCAGAAGCAATCGTGGCGTCGCGGCCCCCGCGAGCCGCGCGACCATGGTCCGGGTTTTCTCATCGCGGAGATCGTCTTGGACGCCCGGACCAGCCGTGGTGACCCTTAGCGGAACGGCGGGCATGGCCGACAGCGAAGCGCCGCCTCCACCCAGAATGACGAACATGCCGAAGTTGGCCTCGATCGCGGGTTCGGCAAACCGCATGAGGGCGTCAAACCGCAGGCCGGTGGCCGTCGAGCGCCGCGTGACCTGGGTGAGCTCGCAGCCGGCGGCGGCCGGTGCGAAGTCGAGCAAATGGTCGTTGCGCCTTGTCGCCGCGACGGCGGAGAGTCGATACAAGATACCGGCTTCCAGCCGGATGCCCGTCCCGGGCGGCTCCTCTGACGAATAGATCACCGGTTCGATGAATGCGCGGCATTCGGAGATCGACCAGACGACCTGGGCGGTCGGGCTGGCGACGTCCCGCGATTCGACAAGCGTTGATCCGCGCCACGTGTCGGCGATCAAATCTCCAAGCACGAAATGCCGAAAGACCGGATAGCGAAACATCGGCTGACGCTGCGGGTCGCCACTGAACAGTGCGTAGGCGTAGTCGATCGCCTGAGGCAGCAGGTGGGTCGATGACACCAGGTTCAGCGATAGGGGCTGATCGCGAACGCCGACCACCAGGGTCTTGGCGATCGTATCCAGCTCCAGCGGCCGGCTGTGATGCTTACACTCGAAATAGTGCAGACGCGCCTCGGTGGGGAGGAAGGCTGGGCCAGGACGAGCACGTTCGGAGACCACGATGTCGATCGCGCCCTTGGGGTGTTCCTGCAGGTCGCAGCCATCCGGGAACTCCAAGACTTGCTCGACCATGGCCCAGAAGACCAACTTCTGGAAATCGTACCCACCGAGCGCGTCGGGTTCCTGGCCAGATCGCATTCGCGTCAGCAATGCCTTGGCTTCGGCGTAGATCATAATTCAGAGTTATGCGCGGATGGGCGGGACATGTCCGGTCTCATTTCAAAAAGGTCAGGCGGTGATCTTCAGCCGTGTCCAGAG encodes the following:
- a CDS encoding ATP-binding protein — protein: MIYAEAKALLTRMRSGQEPDALGGYDFQKLVFWAMVEQVLEFPDGCDLQEHPKGAIDIVVSERARPGPAFLPTEARLHYFECKHHSRPLELDTIAKTLVVGVRDQPLSLNLVSSTHLLPQAIDYAYALFSGDPQRQPMFRYPVFRHFVLGDLIADTWRGSTLVESRDVASPTAQVVWSISECRAFIEPVIYSSEEPPGTGIRLEAGILYRLSAVAATRRNDHLLDFAPAAAGCELTQVTRRSTATGLRFDALMRFAEPAIEANFGMFVILGGGGASLSAMPAVPLRVTTAGPGVQDDLRDEKTRTMVARLAGAATPRLLLVEGVAGVGKSYFCERLAANLRAFHGFDADRFTLEATGEASLLQRILVAIFTPPSARAHGGARIGAVLAEALVARAAGDDIVDASDAPETIIPILVRSLASLGDRLLILRDCHLVSEASAKWIWLLVTGLEDLGWGGIRLILESRADPAQDTPHWRTLRQRLAGHVKSMTVETLVPLGRAAFVEALTPRLRRADPPIVEALYRRTGGLPLLLTSHLAALTARNVVQTEDDGKLLIRASSAFLASSDLEISGQSILRKQLEQIDWRDTPRRLPDGLSTEAVVGLLGVLEQRAEPLLTDAIGLDAETIGQILAAMAAAGVVQVTSSGGWRFAHDLMRTAAVEAASASRDFRDLVGRLAEPASATPMLCEPLGDAAIAAGDTATARRLLNAAYEQAVLSEDFHGRLRITRKLATLYADEDPRGTADIETHLTILDALGWAEWTAGSLVEAREAYEAIATRSLALADWDIPLRESRYRASDGLRRSAGVSLEMADWSAFTTSVERFLDLGGSREGFTSLSNRLVQACARLDQPGASLDFARLSAPFVGQGAGENAAAVLLADTAHAYLDQAPFTALTMLEQAFDLAETPRQRAFARLDLLNAAFAAQGVFDESDAEALRREVLDKGYVTMRGRLDLLRACACLKSGDLTLARKLLDQADITVALYGQTYLEPALRNADLILALSKGDAAAVVAARQRAEAVATAWLEARTGIEKRIEGLLDAAARQAARFQAQAPSPIAFPHPAPARSGAFRSLVENLRLLKDGETATSVTQAAWQVDLAGLRLAAPPH